One genomic segment of Rhodothermales bacterium includes these proteins:
- the folD gene encoding bifunctional methylenetetrahydrofolate dehydrogenase/methenyltetrahydrofolate cyclohydrolase FolD, with product MNTLSGIVLDGKALARQMEAELAARVERITQRAGRKPVLATILVGDDPASATYVRMKGNACDRIGMASERVLLPETTTTAQLLAEIDRLNADPNVHGILLQHPVPSQIDERACFDRIAIGKDVDGVTTHGFGLMAMNEPAFGSATPAGIMRLLTHYQIPIEGQHAVVVGRSPILGKPLALMLLNANATVTICHSRTRGLADLVLQADIVVGAVGRPEFIRGVWIKDGAVVVDAGYNPGPVGDIELGAVIDRCAAYTPVPGGVGPMTIAMLMAQTVEAAEAG from the coding sequence TTGAACACACTTTCGGGAATAGTGCTCGACGGGAAGGCGCTGGCGCGGCAGATGGAGGCCGAGCTGGCGGCGCGGGTTGAACGAATCACGCAGCGGGCGGGTCGGAAGCCGGTGCTGGCCACCATCCTCGTCGGGGACGACCCGGCGTCGGCGACGTATGTGCGGATGAAAGGCAACGCGTGCGACCGGATCGGCATGGCATCCGAACGGGTGCTGCTGCCGGAGACGACCACCACGGCGCAGTTGTTGGCGGAAATCGATCGCCTCAACGCGGACCCGAACGTACACGGCATCCTACTCCAACATCCCGTGCCGTCCCAGATCGATGAACGGGCGTGTTTCGATCGGATCGCCATAGGTAAGGATGTCGATGGGGTCACCACGCATGGCTTCGGTCTCATGGCGATGAACGAGCCCGCGTTTGGCTCGGCCACGCCGGCGGGCATCATGCGGTTGCTCACCCATTACCAGATCCCGATCGAAGGCCAGCACGCCGTGGTGGTGGGGCGCAGCCCGATCCTCGGCAAACCGCTGGCCCTCATGCTGCTGAATGCCAACGCCACAGTGACCATCTGTCACTCGCGCACGCGCGGGTTGGCTGATCTCGTTCTTCAGGCGGACATTGTGGTGGGCGCGGTCGGCCGGCCCGAGTTCATTCGGGGCGTGTGGATCAAGGACGGGGCCGTGGTTGTGGATGCCGGTTACAACCCGGGACCGGTGGGCGATATCGAGCTCGGCGCGGTGATCGACCGATGCGCCGCGTATACGCCCGTACCGGGCGGCGTGGGTCCGATGACGATCGCCATGCTTATGGCGCAGACGGTGGAGGCGGCGGAAGCCGGTTAA
- a CDS encoding sodium:proton antiporter, with amino-acid sequence MILASAIPASAQSEAGEGAIAVREVAEVPAIAGEPVAIIPMAPAAGEDPPQWLIIPFVLLLIMIATGPIFYAHHWHHNYPRYSIAFGVLVGGYYIMTANVTPLMHAISEYFSFIALVSSLFIAASGIFLNINARCTPRNNVILLFVGAVVANFIATTGSAMLFIRSFMRLNAGRIQAYHIVFFIFIVANIGGALTPIGDPPLFLGFLRGVPFFWTLTHVWYIWLPTMVMVLAVFYVMDKRNKAAGPEPDPTKPTVSIRGKWSFVWVAIIILLVFVDPNVLPFVPNLHTAFHIPIGIREILMFGVAFLAYRFADRECLKQNDFSFEPIREVAWLFLGIFATMQPALQLISSFARENADSLGVSVFYWGTGSLSGILDNAPTYLNFVSAAMGKFGLDVNVQEDVRHFAAVDLSDELSWFYLQAISVAAVFFGALTYIGNAPNFMVKAIAEGNGVRTPSFFAYVARFSVPVLVPIFFLIWVVFYSGWVIPH; translated from the coding sequence ATGATTCTGGCTTCCGCGATTCCGGCCAGCGCGCAATCGGAGGCCGGCGAGGGGGCGATTGCTGTCCGGGAGGTGGCCGAAGTGCCAGCGATTGCCGGCGAGCCTGTGGCGATCATCCCCATGGCACCCGCCGCCGGCGAGGACCCACCGCAGTGGCTCATCATCCCGTTTGTGCTGTTGCTGATCATGATCGCGACAGGCCCGATTTTCTACGCGCACCACTGGCACCACAACTACCCGCGGTATTCGATAGCATTCGGGGTACTGGTCGGCGGGTATTATATCATGACCGCCAATGTGACGCCATTGATGCACGCGATCTCCGAGTATTTCTCGTTTATCGCGCTGGTATCGTCGCTGTTCATAGCGGCCAGCGGCATCTTCCTCAATATCAATGCGCGTTGTACCCCGCGGAACAACGTCATTTTGCTGTTTGTCGGGGCGGTCGTCGCGAATTTTATCGCCACGACGGGGTCGGCCATGTTGTTCATCCGAAGCTTCATGCGGCTGAATGCCGGCCGCATCCAGGCCTATCACATCGTCTTTTTTATCTTCATCGTCGCCAATATCGGCGGGGCGCTGACGCCCATCGGGGACCCGCCGCTGTTCCTGGGCTTCCTACGCGGGGTGCCGTTTTTCTGGACGTTGACGCATGTCTGGTATATCTGGCTCCCCACGATGGTCATGGTGCTGGCTGTGTTTTACGTGATGGACAAACGCAATAAAGCGGCCGGCCCCGAACCCGATCCCACGAAGCCTACCGTCAGCATCCGCGGGAAGTGGAGTTTCGTGTGGGTAGCGATCATCATCTTGCTGGTGTTTGTCGACCCCAACGTGTTGCCGTTTGTACCCAATCTCCACACCGCCTTTCATATCCCCATCGGTATTCGCGAGATCCTGATGTTTGGCGTCGCGTTCCTGGCATACCGCTTCGCGGATCGGGAGTGTCTCAAGCAGAACGACTTCTCGTTTGAGCCGATCCGGGAGGTCGCCTGGCTCTTCCTGGGTATTTTTGCGACGATGCAGCCGGCGCTCCAGCTCATCAGCAGCTTCGCAAGGGAAAATGCGGACTCGTTGGGCGTGAGTGTGTTTTATTGGGGCACGGGTTCGCTGTCCGGCATCCTCGATAACGCGCCGACCTACTTGAATTTTGTCTCCGCCGCGATGGGCAAGTTCGGGCTCGATGTGAATGTCCAGGAGGATGTCCGGCATTTTGCCGCGGTGGATCTGAGCGACGAACTTTCCTGGTTTTACCTGCAGGCGATTTCGGTGGCGGCCGTCTTTTTTGGTGCGTTAACGTACATCGGCAACGCCCCCAATTTCATGGTCAAAGCCATTGCCGAGGGTAACGGGGTCCGCACGCCGTCGTTTTTTGCTTATGTCGCCCGGTTCTCGGTGCCCGTGCTCGTGCCGATCTTTTTCTTGATCTGGGTCGTTTTCTACAGCGGATGGGTCATCCCGCATTAG
- a CDS encoding superoxide dismutase has product MAFTLPELPYAHDALEPHIDARTMQIHHGKHHQAYINNVNTALEGHADLQGKSIEALLRGIDQVPESIRTTVRNNGGGHANHSLFWTILSPKGGGSPAGALGEAIASTFGSFDAFKETFAKAAATRFGSGWAWLAVDASGKLNVYSTANQDSPLMEGNRPILGLDVWEHAYYLNYQNRRPDYITAFWQVVSWDEVARKFAATR; this is encoded by the coding sequence ATGGCTTTTACGCTTCCCGAACTTCCCTACGCCCACGACGCGCTTGAACCGCACATTGATGCCCGCACGATGCAGATCCATCACGGTAAGCATCACCAGGCTTATATCAATAACGTGAACACCGCACTGGAAGGACATGCGGACCTCCAGGGCAAGTCGATCGAAGCTCTGCTGCGCGGTATCGACCAGGTACCGGAATCGATTCGTACCACGGTTCGCAACAATGGGGGCGGCCATGCCAACCATAGCCTCTTCTGGACGATTTTATCCCCGAAAGGGGGCGGTTCACCTGCTGGAGCCCTCGGCGAGGCGATTGCGTCCACATTTGGCTCATTTGATGCTTTCAAGGAAACCTTTGCCAAGGCGGCGGCGACCCGCTTCGGCAGCGGCTGGGCGTGGCTGGCGGTGGATGCCAGCGGGAAGTTAAACGTATACAGCACAGCCAATCAGGACAGCCCGTTGATGGAGGGCAATCGCCCGATTCTCGGTCTGGACGTGTGGGAGCATGCCTACTACCTCAATTATCAGAACCGCCGGCCGGATTACATCACGGCATTCTGGCAGGTCGTCAGCTGGGATGAAGTGGCCCGGAAGTTTGCGGCGACCCGCTGA
- a CDS encoding 4'-phosphopantetheinyl transferase superfamily protein, whose product MELPEGLYLRMLTDDPAADVVMMPLLAPEEVALVETLHLEKRRRQYTLGRLALRQLLAEHLGADPARVPLVVAGDGAVDLADSAWRLSVAHSGDHAVAAVHRHGAVGVDIERVQPRHPGLPRFLLHPEERGLVEGPDPDDRLILVWTIKEAVLKAMRTGFRISPRTLRVQLDGPNGQASILVNDRMEWQARFTKHDEYYVSVAYPAVAHP is encoded by the coding sequence ATGGAGCTTCCTGAAGGCCTATATCTGCGGATGCTGACGGATGACCCGGCCGCGGACGTCGTCATGATGCCCCTGCTCGCGCCCGAGGAAGTGGCGCTCGTGGAGACCCTGCATCTGGAAAAGCGCCGCCGGCAATACACCCTGGGCCGGCTGGCGCTGCGGCAGTTGCTGGCGGAGCATCTGGGCGCGGACCCGGCCCGGGTGCCCCTCGTTGTCGCCGGCGACGGGGCGGTAGACCTGGCGGATTCGGCCTGGCGGCTTTCCGTGGCCCATTCGGGCGATCATGCCGTTGCGGCCGTCCACAGGCATGGCGCGGTAGGAGTCGATATCGAACGCGTTCAGCCTCGACATCCGGGGCTGCCACGTTTCCTGCTTCATCCGGAGGAGCGCGGCCTCGTCGAAGGCCCCGATCCCGACGACCGGCTCATCCTGGTCTGGACGATCAAGGAGGCCGTCCTGAAGGCGATGCGGACCGGATTTCGCATTTCCCCCCGCACCCTGCGGGTTCAATTGGACGGACCGAATGGCCAGGCGTCTATCCTGGTCAACGACCGAATGGAATGGCAGGCTCGGTTTACGAAGCATGACGAGTATTACGTGTCGGTCGCTTATCCGGCGGTCGCACACCCTTGA